One part of the Enterococcus sp. DIV1094 genome encodes these proteins:
- a CDS encoding SIS domain-containing protein, with protein sequence MSLPYFDYCQQLEQKLRIEEPLMEQAGRWIATQIRLGGCLHIFASRTLQGVAYEFWQQCPKILPSQLIEHPAAGIYETLEGTGHAIIEQINTHPEDIFLLLSNEGRNPAIIELAEWIKAQGHLLIVITGFDLSRSIKSRHSSGLRLYEYADLVLDNYATLGDAVLTLPKFELAICGTASLATQVLLQQIVYFAVLHLFESH encoded by the coding sequence ATGAGCCTACCCTATTTTGATTATTGCCAACAGCTTGAACAAAAATTAAGAATAGAAGAACCTTTGATGGAACAAGCAGGACGATGGATCGCTACACAAATTCGCCTAGGCGGATGCTTACATATTTTTGCTAGTCGCACTTTACAAGGGGTCGCTTATGAGTTTTGGCAACAATGTCCGAAAATATTACCTAGTCAGTTGATCGAGCACCCCGCCGCAGGGATTTATGAGACGTTGGAAGGAACTGGTCATGCAATCATTGAGCAGATCAATACGCACCCAGAGGATATTTTTCTGCTTCTATCAAATGAAGGAAGAAACCCTGCGATCATTGAATTAGCAGAATGGATCAAAGCACAAGGGCACCTGTTGATCGTGATCACCGGATTTGATCTATCCCGAAGTATCAAGTCAAGACATAGTAGCGGATTACGGCTATATGAATACGCGGATCTGGTACTAGATAATTATGCAACGCTAGGCGATGCAGTCCTTACGCTTCCTAAATTTGAACTAGCAATATGCGGCACTGCGTCGTTAGCGACCCAAGTGTTGTTGCAGCAGATCGTCTATTTTGCAGTGCTTCATTTATTTGAGAGTCACTAA
- the yfcC gene encoding putative basic amino acid antiporter YfcC, which produces MKEKNSSLKKKRDFTKMTTPHTYVIIFGVVVLAWILTFIVPAGRFSTQDIEYKDANGETSTRTVLRQDSFRYAYELDKAFVFDQLEELQNNPSEREKLAVPEEGLEDVLAAGEKNLSQEKLDEISLTDDVLYDEYGEDIYDTSKKLHKTAKLWGTDNFGGFGFLNFVFEGLVSGDKYGSAVGIAALILVVGGAFGIIMRTGAIDAGIYAFINKTRGLERLALPLLFFAFSFGGATFGMAEEVIPFSMVMVPFVIALGYDSIVAVTVTYVASQVGNATSWMSPFSVAVAQGIAGIPVLSGATFRLIMWVVVTALSAGYLMIYGEKVRKKPESSLTYKSDEYFRNHLKKTSDEQKPFTLGHKLILVEMLIVLVWIVWGVTQKGYYIPEIASQFFVMGLVAGIIAVLFKLDGMTVNDIASSFQSGAADLAGTAIVVGMAKGILLVLGGSDASVPSALNTILHSIGTALTGVPAVIGAWAMYVFQSLFNLVVTSNSGQAALTMPIMAPLADLVGVSRQVAVLAYQLGSGFMDAFTPVSASLIGVLGVARIEWAKWARFQIKMQGFFFVLGTIFIMIAIAIGLQ; this is translated from the coding sequence TTGAAGGAAAAAAATTCTTCGCTGAAGAAAAAACGGGACTTTACCAAAATGACAACTCCGCATACGTATGTCATTATTTTTGGTGTAGTTGTACTTGCCTGGATATTGACGTTTATCGTACCAGCTGGGAGATTCAGTACGCAAGATATTGAATACAAAGATGCAAATGGAGAAACGAGTACAAGAACGGTATTACGGCAAGATTCATTCCGTTATGCCTATGAATTAGATAAGGCATTTGTGTTTGATCAACTGGAAGAATTGCAAAATAATCCAAGTGAAAGAGAAAAACTAGCTGTTCCTGAAGAGGGATTAGAAGATGTCCTTGCAGCTGGTGAAAAAAATTTGAGCCAAGAGAAGTTAGATGAAATCTCGTTGACAGATGATGTGTTATATGATGAATACGGGGAAGATATCTATGATACATCAAAGAAACTCCATAAAACAGCGAAGCTATGGGGAACAGATAACTTTGGTGGATTTGGCTTTTTGAACTTTGTTTTTGAAGGGCTTGTATCAGGAGATAAATATGGATCAGCAGTAGGAATCGCTGCACTTATTTTAGTCGTTGGTGGTGCTTTTGGGATCATCATGCGTACGGGTGCAATCGATGCAGGTATTTATGCTTTTATCAATAAGACGCGTGGCCTAGAACGTTTAGCTTTACCGCTATTATTCTTTGCATTTTCATTTGGGGGCGCAACATTCGGTATGGCTGAAGAAGTCATACCATTTTCAATGGTGATGGTGCCGTTTGTGATCGCTTTAGGTTACGATTCGATTGTTGCCGTCACGGTCACCTACGTTGCTTCGCAAGTAGGGAATGCCACGTCATGGATGAGCCCATTCAGTGTGGCAGTTGCCCAAGGGATCGCAGGTATTCCAGTCTTATCGGGTGCAACGTTCCGATTGATCATGTGGGTCGTCGTGACTGCACTTTCAGCTGGTTATTTGATGATCTATGGTGAAAAAGTTCGGAAAAAACCAGAAAGTTCATTGACGTATAAATCAGATGAATACTTCCGTAACCACTTGAAGAAAACGTCTGATGAGCAAAAACCATTTACACTAGGACACAAATTGATTTTAGTAGAAATGCTGATCGTCTTAGTTTGGATCGTTTGGGGAGTCACTCAAAAAGGCTACTATATCCCAGAGATCGCCTCGCAATTTTTCGTTATGGGGTTAGTCGCAGGGATCATTGCTGTGCTATTCAAACTTGATGGTATGACAGTCAATGATATTGCATCATCTTTCCAATCAGGTGCCGCAGATTTAGCTGGAACGGCGATCGTTGTTGGGATGGCAAAAGGTATCTTACTTGTATTAGGTGGATCAGATGCCTCTGTGCCTTCTGCGCTTAATACGATTTTACACAGTATTGGAACAGCATTGACTGGCGTACCAGCAGTGATCGGTGCATGGGCGATGTATGTTTTCCAAAGTTTGTTCAACCTCGTCGTAACATCAAATTCTGGTCAAGCAGCATTGACAATGCCGATTATGGCTCCGTTAGCTGATTTAGTTGGTGTTTCACGTCAAGTTGCAGTCTTGGCTTATCAATTAGGTTCCGGCTTCATGGACGCCTTCACGCCAGTTTCTGCTAGCTTGATCGGCGTATTAGGTGTTGCACGGATCGAATGGGCAAAATGGGCAAGATTCCAAATCAAAATGCAAGGTTTCTTCTTTGTTTTAGGAACGATCTTCATTATGATAGCCATTGCAATCGGACTTCAATAA
- the iadA gene encoding beta-aspartyl-peptidase encodes MKLIRQIDVYAPEYLGKKDVLVAGNKIVALEERLSGGYEELNVEEISGDGKILTPGFIDAHFHILGGGGEGGYHNRTPEVTLSQLTTAGVTTVVGCIGTDGEGRDMTALISKARGLEAEGVSTYVYVGSYRLPVKTVTDSLIKDFLTIDKIIGIGEIAVSDHRSSQPTFEEFAHAVADARVGGMLSGKAGIVNVHLGGGKRKLDLLDRIVEETEIPITQFYPTHANRTTELLEACIEFAKKGGTIDFTASEDPDFWEKTDGEVRFSKALKQLLEAQVSLDNFTLTSDGQGSLPYFDEENRFIGMGVGSAKSLLVGIKEAVQKENIPLDIALRAVTCNPARILKLEQKGRIAVGKDADLCILDKETLEIDTVIANGKLMVQEKQVKVWGTFEQIINN; translated from the coding sequence ATGAAACTTATTCGACAAATCGATGTCTATGCACCAGAATATCTTGGTAAGAAAGATGTGTTAGTGGCAGGGAATAAAATCGTTGCCTTAGAAGAACGATTATCCGGTGGTTACGAGGAATTGAACGTGGAAGAAATTTCAGGGGATGGAAAAATTTTGACCCCAGGATTTATTGATGCGCATTTCCATATTTTAGGAGGCGGAGGCGAGGGTGGCTATCATAACCGTACGCCTGAAGTAACCCTTAGCCAATTAACCACAGCTGGTGTCACAACGGTCGTAGGGTGTATCGGGACAGATGGTGAAGGGCGAGATATGACTGCTTTGATCAGTAAAGCAAGAGGGTTAGAGGCAGAAGGGGTGTCTACCTATGTTTATGTTGGTTCCTATCGCTTACCAGTTAAGACTGTTACAGACTCATTGATCAAGGACTTTTTGACAATTGATAAAATCATCGGAATCGGAGAAATCGCTGTTTCTGATCATCGTTCTTCTCAACCGACCTTTGAAGAGTTTGCTCACGCAGTAGCAGATGCGCGTGTTGGCGGCATGTTATCAGGTAAAGCTGGAATCGTGAATGTCCATCTAGGTGGAGGAAAAAGAAAACTCGACTTACTGGATCGAATCGTTGAAGAAACTGAGATTCCGATCACTCAGTTTTACCCAACTCATGCGAATCGGACGACTGAATTATTAGAGGCATGTATCGAATTTGCGAAAAAAGGAGGAACCATCGATTTCACAGCAAGTGAAGATCCTGATTTTTGGGAGAAGACCGATGGCGAAGTCCGTTTTAGTAAAGCATTGAAACAATTACTGGAAGCGCAAGTCTCCCTCGATAATTTCACCTTGACCTCTGATGGACAAGGCAGTTTGCCGTATTTCGATGAAGAGAATCGGTTTATTGGAATGGGCGTTGGTAGCGCGAAGTCCTTGCTTGTTGGTATAAAAGAAGCCGTTCAAAAAGAAAATATTCCACTAGACATCGCTTTACGAGCAGTTACTTGTAATCCTGCAAGAATCCTAAAATTAGAGCAAAAAGGTAGAATCGCTGTTGGCAAGGATGCGGATCTTTGTATTCTTGATAAAGAAACGCTAGAGATCGATACTGTGATTGCCAATGGGAAACTAATGGTTCAAGAGAAACAAGTGAAAGTTTGGGGAACGTTTGAACAAATCATTAACAACTAA
- a CDS encoding CsbD family protein → MADLEGRSKDLKDKVAGEGKEAYGKATGDKSKETEGKAQSVGADIKSKARNIGDEIKEGFEDVKEKFSKKDHK, encoded by the coding sequence ATGGCAGATTTAGAAGGACGCTCTAAAGATTTGAAAGACAAAGTTGCAGGCGAAGGCAAAGAAGCCTATGGTAAAGCAACAGGCGACAAAAGCAAAGAAACAGAAGGTAAAGCCCAATCTGTAGGTGCAGATATCAAGAGCAAAGCTCGTAATATCGGCGATGAGATCAAAGAAGGTTTTGAAGATGTAAAAGAAAAATTTTCAAAAAAAGACCATAAGTAA
- a CDS encoding ABC transporter ATP-binding protein: MLRTENLSFWYQNPAEALYRNVDLSFEKGKMYAILGASGSGKTTFLSLISGLDTPKEGTVYYEDRSLAKIGLRNYRKNDVSIIFQAYNLLPYLSAVDNVIAAMEISNTPKKDYRQVALDRLARVGINETLANQQVTKLSGGQQQRVAIVRAICCEHQLIIADEPTGNLDETTSQEIVQLFQEIAHEQDRCIIIVTHELEVAKKCDDVIELKNKMFTPIHFE; this comes from the coding sequence ATGTTACGTACAGAAAACTTGAGCTTCTGGTATCAAAATCCAGCAGAGGCGCTTTACAGAAATGTTGATTTATCATTTGAGAAAGGCAAGATGTATGCCATATTAGGCGCAAGCGGCTCAGGCAAAACGACCTTTCTTTCCTTGATCTCAGGACTTGATACACCGAAAGAAGGCACTGTTTATTATGAAGACCGTTCGTTAGCTAAAATAGGGTTGCGTAATTATCGTAAAAATGATGTATCGATCATTTTTCAGGCGTACAACTTGTTGCCTTACCTTTCGGCTGTCGATAACGTCATCGCTGCCATGGAAATTTCAAATACGCCAAAGAAAGACTACCGACAAGTGGCACTTGACCGACTCGCACGCGTTGGGATAAATGAAACACTCGCCAACCAGCAAGTGACGAAATTGTCTGGTGGACAACAACAACGTGTAGCAATCGTGCGAGCGATTTGTTGCGAACACCAATTGATCATCGCGGACGAACCAACAGGAAACCTCGATGAAACGACTTCACAAGAAATCGTTCAACTCTTCCAGGAAATTGCGCATGAACAAGATCGCTGTATCATCATTGTGACACACGAATTGGAAGTAGCTAAAAAATGTGATGACGTCATCGAATTAAAAAATAAAATGTTCACACCTATTCATTTTGAATAG